One window from the genome of Osmerus eperlanus chromosome 1, fOsmEpe2.1, whole genome shotgun sequence encodes:
- the LOC134024747 gene encoding uncharacterized protein LOC134024747 has protein sequence MQEWGGMVQLQNTLKNLYDQYHYSPKALRELHQITEALDEKIVCDSYSVHLAHFENMASMERSPKPSPAKQVTGYLKNLHHLIFLHFMCDTLDHLALLSKEFQKDNNTVCQAVESLETCYWNLTALKTEMGPQMAKVYEAVKTNGEYRGVQFQVRHAVPSLEAERAAVIDAIIFHLEEKLRDLQRVSPVSKFKAFDPSCWPKWDRSDGSSVGLAIGRIGRFPELTVKLTVKSMALCKKKI, from the exons ATGCAGGAATGGGGTGGCATGGTCCAGCTTCAGAATACACTGAAGAACCTATATGACCAGTACCACTACTCCCCCAAGGCTCTCAGGGAGCTTCACCAGATTACTGAGGCCCTGGATGAAAAG ATTGTATGTGATAGTTACTCTGTCCACCTGGCCCATTTTGAGAACATGGCAAGCATGGAAAGGAGCCCCAAACCATCACCAGCAAAACAAGTCACTGGGTATCTCAAGAACCTGCACCATTTAATCTTCCTACACTTCATGTGTGACACACTTGATCATCTCGCTCTTTTGAGCAAAGAGTTCCAGAAAGACAACAACACGGTGTGTCAAGCGGTTGAAAGCCTGGAGACATGTTACTGGAACCTGACAGCACTCAAGACAGAAATGGGTCCACAGATGGCCAAAGTCTACGAGGCAGTGAAGACCAATGGAGAATACAGAGGAGTGCAGTTCCAGGTTCGACATGCAGTTCCGAGCTTGGAAGCAGAACGAGCTGCAGTGATTG ATGCCATCATCTTTCACTTAGAGGAGAAGTTGAGGGACCTTCAAAGGGTCAGTCCAGTCAGTAAATTTAAGGCCTTTGATCCCTCTTGCTGGCCCAAATGGGATAGGTCAGACGGCAGCAGTGTCGGACTGGCCATTGGGAGaatcgggagatttcccgaactGACGGTCAAACTGACGGTCAAATCCATGGCACTATGCAAAAAAAAGATATAG